The Clostridioides difficile genome has a segment encoding these proteins:
- a CDS encoding diguanylate cyclase, producing MNFRLPKKRLPKKIIFIGIILISIILFIRYDQNGLKEREIINKGKYMSESLVSDKKYDEAKKVVKTSFESIPEKKYNKVYNEVWSMLKTISYVPDGTKIVIDSLEKMRTSDVKLSDECRFSIEKRLASVYIMDNNYSRAVDLTVKSIKLAEKLGDNYEKARLDVDLASILLKVGGYETGEKLIKDSFKIDVDEDEKNGMVRLYALINLAEIYVELGEYDKSIETCSNVKDYKRFVNIDDYNDFEIMASIMQANAYVGKNDISKAKTLLERADYLIKYDKSIHILDKEMYYYMAMGNLEYKSENYDSAIDNYKKSLEISTKRKLTQEKIKTLNEILSIYEKQGNINSVNKYQKILIDEYKESKSIRDSEISFYIIDKVSRESEFFEKNKKEIKSYKILFSVILITTLGSTFLYNRLKYFKAQNLHDGLTNVYNRKSFDIMYNKYIEKDDNFALVMIDIDNFKLINDNYGHKFGDVVIKGIVNTICVMLEQEDKVFRYGGEEFSVLIRDKSGEEVFDIIDNIRNAIENKKWSEDVTVTISAGISHISDSKNILEEADKNLYKAKQLGRNKVVYK from the coding sequence TTGAATTTTAGACTACCAAAGAAAAGGTTACCCAAAAAGATAATTTTTATAGGTATAATACTTATTAGTATCATTTTGTTTATAAGGTATGACCAAAATGGACTTAAAGAAAGAGAAATTATAAATAAGGGAAAATATATGTCTGAAAGTCTTGTGTCGGATAAGAAGTATGACGAAGCAAAAAAAGTTGTCAAAACTTCTTTTGAATCTATCCCAGAAAAAAAATACAATAAAGTATATAATGAAGTGTGGAGTATGTTAAAGACTATTTCATATGTCCCAGATGGAACGAAGATAGTTATTGATTCGTTAGAAAAGATGAGAACATCAGATGTAAAGTTATCTGATGAATGTAGATTTAGTATAGAAAAAAGACTAGCATCAGTGTACATAATGGATAATAATTATTCTAGAGCAGTAGACTTAACTGTAAAGTCTATAAAATTGGCTGAGAAATTAGGGGATAATTATGAAAAAGCAAGACTAGATGTTGATTTGGCGAGCATACTTTTAAAGGTAGGTGGATATGAAACAGGAGAAAAATTAATAAAGGATTCTTTTAAGATAGATGTTGATGAAGATGAAAAAAATGGAATGGTTAGATTATATGCTCTTATAAATTTAGCAGAAATATATGTAGAGTTAGGAGAATATGATAAATCTATTGAAACATGTAGTAATGTAAAAGACTATAAAAGGTTTGTAAACATAGATGATTACAATGATTTTGAAATAATGGCTTCTATAATGCAGGCAAATGCATATGTGGGAAAAAATGATATATCAAAGGCAAAAACTCTTTTAGAAAGAGCTGATTATCTTATAAAATATGATAAATCAATTCATATATTAGATAAAGAAATGTATTACTATATGGCAATGGGAAATTTGGAATATAAAAGTGAAAATTATGATTCTGCAATAGATAATTATAAAAAAAGTCTAGAGATATCTACTAAAAGAAAGTTAACTCAAGAGAAAATAAAAACTTTAAATGAAATATTAAGTATATATGAGAAACAGGGAAATATAAACTCTGTAAATAAATATCAGAAGATATTAATAGATGAATATAAAGAGAGCAAAAGTATAAGAGATTCGGAAATTAGCTTTTATATAATAGATAAGGTATCACGTGAAAGTGAATTTTTTGAAAAAAATAAAAAAGAAATTAAGTCTTATAAAATATTATTTAGTGTAATTTTAATTACTACACTAGGTTCTACTTTTTTATATAATAGACTGAAGTACTTTAAAGCACAAAATTTACATGATGGGCTTACAAATGTTTATAACAGGAAAAGTTTTGATATTATGTATAATAAGTACATAGAAAAAGATGATAATTTTGCACTTGTAATGATAGATATAGATAATTTTAAACTTATAAATGATAATTATGGACATAAATTTGGAGATGTTGTCATAAAGGGCATAGTAAATACTATTTGTGTTATGCTTGAGCAAGAAGATAAAGTATTTAGATACGGTGGAGAAGAGTTTTCTGTATTAATAAGAGATAAGTCTGGAGAAGAAGTGTTTGATATAATTGACAATATAAGAAATGCAATTGAAAATAAAAAGTGGAGTGAAGATGTGACTGTAACTATAAGTGCAGGTATATCCCATATCTCTGACAGCAAAAATATATTGGAAGAAGCAGATAAAAATCTATATAAAGCAAAACAGCTTGGAAGAAATAAAGTAGTGTACAAATAA
- a CDS encoding GNAT family N-acetyltransferase, giving the protein MSAITLKNGIEVSIREGVKEDAQAIIDFYNEVGGETHFLSFGKGEYKISLEDQENSIESAKASDNSIKLIAFIDGEIAGIATIDSNQKAKGKHVGVLGIVVKEKYWGAGLGKRLMLDLIEWCKSNGITKKITLVTNEENHNAIELYKRVGFEVESILKKECYYNGVYTDLIGMSLLLGI; this is encoded by the coding sequence ATGTCAGCAATAACTTTAAAGAATGGTATAGAAGTATCTATTAGAGAAGGAGTAAAAGAAGACGCCCAGGCTATTATAGATTTTTATAATGAAGTAGGTGGGGAAACTCATTTTCTTTCATTTGGGAAAGGTGAATATAAAATATCTTTAGAAGACCAAGAAAATTCTATAGAGTCAGCAAAAGCGTCTGATAACTCAATAAAATTAATCGCATTTATAGATGGAGAGATAGCTGGTATTGCTACAATTGATTCCAACCAAAAAGCAAAAGGAAAGCATGTTGGAGTTTTAGGGATTGTTGTTAAAGAAAAATATTGGGGAGCTGGATTAGGCAAAAGACTTATGTTAGACCTTATCGAATGGTGTAAATCAAATGGAATAACTAAGAAAATAACTCTTGTTACTAATGAAGAGAATCATAATGCTATAGAATTATACAAAAGAGTGGGATTTGAAGTAGAAAGTATATTAAAGAAAGAATGTTATTATAATGGTGTTTATACTGATTTAATAGGGATGTCACTTTTATTAGGAATATAA
- a CDS encoding fructose-1,6-bisphosphatase — translation MKNLCKISDEYLNSKLKYLKLLSKQYPSISKASTEIINLEAILNLPKGTEHFITDVHGEYEPFVHVLKNGSGVIKRKIEELFSNTIRDSEKKMLATIVYYPEQKLDLIIKQEKNIDDFYRINIYRLIELCKYASSKYTRSKVRKLLPENFKYIIEELLHEHIKSEHKEEYYKSIVETIVDIGIAKEFIIAISTVIQKLVVDRLHVIGDIYDRGPRPDIIVDKLIEHHCVDIQWGNHDILWMGAASGEKTCIANALRISARYANLDIVEDIYGINLLPLATFAIEMYKDDPCKEFIPKINDQSVTTTEKSLMAKMHKAISIIQFKLEGEVIKRRPEFEMEHRLLLNMINYEEGTITLKGKTYKLKDTYLPTIDKKDPYKLSIEEKNVIEKLVSSFRGSEKLQKHVSFLFSKGSIYLKANSNLLIHGCVPLNEDGSFMSMNIMGKEYKGRVLMDKMESLAREGFFFKDKAEEKLYGMDIMWYLWTGKCSSLFGKDDMTTFERYFIAEKETHKENKNPYFKLRESDVACERIFEEFDLELDESHIINGHVPVESKNGESPIKANGKILVIDGGFSRAYQKTTGIAGYTLIYNSRTLQLVSHEPFNSAEEAIANESDILSTTVVVEHKAKRKMVRDTDEGVKIQEEIEDLKLLLMAYKKGLIKEM, via the coding sequence ATGAAAAATCTGTGTAAAATATCAGATGAATATTTAAACAGTAAACTTAAATATTTAAAGTTATTATCAAAACAATATCCGAGCATATCGAAAGCAAGTACAGAAATAATAAATTTAGAGGCTATATTAAATCTTCCAAAGGGAACAGAACATTTCATAACAGATGTACATGGTGAATATGAGCCATTTGTACATGTCTTAAAAAATGGTTCTGGTGTAATAAAGAGAAAAATAGAAGAATTATTTTCAAATACAATAAGAGATAGTGAAAAAAAGATGTTAGCAACTATTGTATACTATCCTGAACAAAAACTAGACTTAATAATTAAGCAAGAGAAAAATATAGATGATTTTTATAGAATAAATATCTATAGACTTATAGAGCTTTGTAAGTATGCTTCTAGCAAATACACTAGGTCAAAAGTTAGAAAGCTTCTGCCAGAAAATTTTAAATACATAATAGAAGAACTTTTACATGAACACATTAAAAGTGAACATAAAGAAGAATACTATAAAAGTATAGTTGAGACAATAGTTGATATAGGAATAGCTAAAGAATTTATAATTGCAATTTCTACAGTTATACAAAAGTTAGTTGTTGATAGATTACATGTCATAGGAGATATTTATGATAGAGGTCCAAGACCAGATATAATTGTTGATAAGCTTATCGAACATCATTGTGTGGATATTCAATGGGGAAATCATGATATACTATGGATGGGTGCAGCATCAGGTGAAAAAACTTGTATAGCAAATGCACTTAGAATCTCAGCTAGATATGCAAACCTAGATATTGTAGAAGATATATATGGGATAAATCTATTACCTTTAGCTACTTTTGCAATAGAAATGTATAAAGATGACCCATGTAAAGAATTTATTCCCAAGATTAATGACCAAAGCGTGACAACAACAGAAAAGTCTTTAATGGCAAAAATGCACAAGGCAATAAGTATAATTCAATTTAAACTTGAAGGTGAAGTGATAAAAAGAAGACCTGAGTTTGAAATGGAGCATAGACTTTTGCTTAACATGATAAATTATGAAGAAGGAACAATTACTTTAAAAGGAAAGACATATAAATTAAAAGATACTTATTTACCTACAATAGACAAAAAAGACCCATATAAATTGAGTATTGAAGAAAAAAATGTTATTGAAAAATTAGTGTCTTCATTTAGAGGTAGCGAAAAATTGCAAAAGCATGTTTCATTTTTATTCTCTAAAGGAAGCATATATTTAAAGGCAAACTCAAATTTATTAATTCATGGATGTGTGCCATTGAATGAAGATGGAAGCTTTATGTCTATGAATATAATGGGAAAAGAGTATAAAGGTAGAGTCCTTATGGATAAGATGGAATCTCTAGCAAGAGAAGGTTTTTTCTTTAAGGATAAAGCAGAAGAAAAACTCTATGGTATGGATATTATGTGGTATTTGTGGACTGGCAAATGTTCATCATTATTTGGTAAAGACGATATGACTACATTTGAAAGATATTTTATAGCAGAAAAAGAAACTCATAAAGAAAATAAGAATCCATATTTTAAACTTAGAGAAAGTGATGTTGCTTGCGAAAGAATATTTGAAGAATTTGATTTAGAACTTGATGAATCACATATAATAAATGGGCATGTTCCTGTAGAAAGTAAAAATGGAGAGAGCCCAATAAAAGCTAATGGAAAAATTCTTGTTATAGATGGTGGCTTTTCTAGAGCATATCAAAAAACTACTGGTATAGCTGGATACACTTTGATATATAATTCTAGAACATTACAACTAGTATCACATGAACCATTTAATTCTGCTGAGGAAGCTATTGCAAATGAAAGCGATATCTTATCAACAACCGTTGTAGTAGAGCATAAGGCAAAGAGAAAAATGGTGCGAGATACTGATGAGGGTGTAAAAATACAAGAAGAAATAGAAGACTTAAAATTACTTTTAATGGCTTATAAAAAAGGTCTGATAAAAGAAATGTAG
- a CDS encoding gamma-glutamyl-gamma-aminobutyrate hydrolase family protein yields the protein MKPIIGILGNLIIMENGMFPGLERSYVNNDYINAVLKGGGSPVIIPVNTDREVIKKQIEMVDGVLISGGWDVNPQLYGEETREETTFIYPEVDEFDLIAISIALELKKPILGICRGLQILNVSLGGTLYQDNNLVEGSYIKHTQSSKRHVATHKVDIQEDSILEGILGKQLLTNSYHHQSVKTLGRGLKAIAHSKDGIIEAIEKEDENFVVGIQWHPEMMVDYCNKMERLFKYFVNICSTL from the coding sequence ATGAAACCAATAATAGGTATTTTAGGGAATCTGATAATAATGGAAAATGGAATGTTTCCTGGGCTTGAAAGATCCTATGTAAATAATGATTATATAAACGCAGTATTAAAGGGAGGAGGTAGCCCAGTTATTATTCCAGTAAATACAGATAGAGAAGTTATAAAGAAACAGATTGAGATGGTTGATGGAGTTTTAATATCTGGAGGATGGGATGTTAATCCTCAATTATATGGTGAAGAAACAAGAGAAGAAACAACATTTATATATCCTGAAGTAGATGAATTTGATTTAATTGCTATAAGTATAGCTTTAGAACTTAAAAAGCCAATATTAGGTATATGTAGAGGATTACAAATATTAAATGTAAGTTTGGGCGGAACTTTATATCAAGATAATAATCTTGTTGAAGGAAGTTACATAAAGCATACACAATCTTCTAAAAGACATGTAGCTACTCATAAAGTAGATATTCAAGAAGATAGTATTTTAGAAGGTATTTTAGGAAAACAGTTACTTACAAATAGTTATCATCATCAAAGTGTTAAAACACTTGGTAGAGGATTGAAAGCCATAGCACACTCAAAAGATGGTATAATAGAAGCTATTGAAAAAGAGGATGAAAATTTTGTAGTAGGAATACAGTGGCATCCAGAAATGATGGTAGATTATTGTAATAAAATGGAAAGGTTGTTTAAATATTTCGTAAATATTTGTTCGACTTTATAA
- the spoIIIAA gene encoding stage III sporulation protein AA, giving the protein MNKLSDEIINSLSTNIREKVEKISDNNLNIEEIRLRSQKPLILNANSKDYFYNQKTMALDLNHHNSYIVTREDIEQTFQIICKYSIHSFMDDIKKGFITLRGGHRVGLVGKVIVEDGQVKNIKHISSLNIRVSREVIGCSNKILSHIIKGKNQINNTLIISPPQCGKTTLIRDIVRNLSNGNEEYGFKGLKVALVDERNEIAGAYLGVPQMDVGIRTDIIETCPKDLGITMLLRSMSPNVIVTDEIGSEKEIKALYTALNGGIGLITTVHGDSMDDIQNRKELNRLLDKELFKKVIILSAKKGAGTIEKIYDLEEKRWYFAN; this is encoded by the coding sequence ATGAATAAACTTTCAGATGAAATAATAAACTCTCTTTCTACAAACATAAGAGAGAAGGTAGAAAAAATCTCAGACAATAATTTAAACATAGAAGAAATTAGATTACGCTCACAAAAACCATTAATACTAAATGCAAACTCCAAAGATTATTTTTATAATCAAAAAACTATGGCACTTGATTTAAATCATCACAATTCATATATAGTGACAAGAGAAGATATAGAGCAAACTTTTCAAATAATATGTAAATACTCAATACATTCATTTATGGATGATATAAAAAAAGGATTTATAACTTTGAGAGGAGGCCATAGAGTAGGGTTGGTTGGAAAAGTAATAGTAGAAGATGGACAAGTCAAAAATATAAAACACATATCATCTTTAAATATAAGAGTATCAAGAGAAGTCATAGGATGTTCAAATAAGATTTTAAGTCATATCATAAAAGGTAAAAATCAAATTAATAATACTCTGATAATATCACCACCTCAATGTGGAAAGACAACTTTAATTAGAGACATAGTGAGAAATTTAAGTAATGGTAATGAGGAATATGGATTTAAAGGATTGAAGGTAGCACTAGTAGATGAGCGTAATGAGATAGCAGGAGCTTACTTAGGTGTTCCCCAGATGGATGTTGGAATAAGGACTGACATAATAGAAACTTGCCCAAAAGATTTGGGTATTACAATGCTTTTAAGGTCCATGTCACCAAACGTTATCGTGACAGATGAAATTGGAAGTGAGAAAGAAATAAAGGCATTATATACAGCGTTAAATGGAGGTATTGGATTAATAACTACTGTACATGGAGATTCAATGGATGATATACAAAATAGAAAAGAGCTAAACAGACTCTTAGACAAAGAACTGTTTAAAAAAGTTATAATTCTTTCTGCTAAGAAAGGTGCAGGGACAATTGAAAAAATTTATGATTTAGAAGAAAAGAGATGGTACTTTGCAAATTAA
- a CDS encoding sigma 54-interacting transcriptional regulator yields MKQSIAIVTDKITKLSPFLEENIRLVLGNYLDINHYYLENLKDDDKIQGDFVLVMNDDRLNSMRKHLVQDSKIIVVRRTLKEKEIYGLFSIPYGTEVLVVNDTKETTLETISLFYKIGVKNLKLTPYIEGQTYENIDIAITPGVTEKVPNYINKVIDLGNRCIDISTFIEIINGLKIDVKEIRKNLMAYSERLISLDNGVKDNYRQLFLKIEEQDVILNLSKDGIIFTSIDGAINTFNKEVLKILGIDRNIRGKNIRDIISKDLEILLEDKEIVDEVVFTNKKYINVNKKNIFSMGNKAGIYYNLQEITYIKKLEQNLTNKLREQGQIAKYTFKDIKTKNKKMTKCIELAKKISKSDLSVLIIGESGTGKELLSQSIHNNSNRSNQPFIAVNCAAVPDSLLESQLFGYEKGSFTGALREGKKGLFELANNGTIFLDEIGDMPPLLQTKLLRVLQEKQVMPIGSHNVINIDVRIIAATNKNLPKMIKEGKFREDLYYRLNVLPIDIPSLRDRKEDIITLMNFFLEKDIKISPEVEVILEKYNWPGNIRELQNVASYVSLMCESMVFKDDLPPYIKTEHISNFDDGVGYTKKEFEYILRILYERKDLASGVGRGFIIEKLTEEGIEISESKVRKVLSYLSEYGYISSKSGRCGSQITQEGIKFYNNIN; encoded by the coding sequence ATGAAACAGTCAATAGCTATAGTAACAGATAAGATAACTAAATTATCACCTTTCTTGGAAGAAAATATACGATTGGTCTTAGGAAACTATCTTGATATAAATCATTATTATTTAGAAAATTTAAAAGATGATGATAAAATACAAGGTGATTTTGTTTTAGTAATGAATGATGACAGATTAAATAGCATGAGAAAGCATTTAGTACAAGATAGTAAAATTATAGTCGTGAGAAGAACTCTTAAAGAAAAAGAAATATATGGGCTATTTTCAATACCATATGGAACAGAAGTGTTAGTTGTAAATGACACAAAAGAAACTACATTAGAGACAATAAGTCTGTTTTATAAGATAGGAGTAAAAAATTTGAAGCTCACTCCATATATTGAAGGGCAAACTTATGAAAATATAGATATAGCCATAACACCTGGAGTAACTGAAAAAGTACCAAATTATATAAATAAGGTAATTGATTTAGGAAATAGGTGCATTGATATATCTACTTTTATAGAAATAATAAATGGTCTTAAAATTGATGTCAAGGAAATAAGGAAAAATCTGATGGCATATTCTGAACGTCTAATAAGCTTAGATAATGGCGTCAAAGACAACTATAGACAGTTATTTCTAAAAATAGAGGAGCAAGATGTCATATTAAACTTATCAAAAGATGGAATAATATTTACTTCAATAGATGGTGCTATAAATACATTTAATAAAGAAGTGTTAAAAATTTTAGGTATAGACAGAAATATACGAGGAAAAAACATAAGAGATATTATCTCTAAAGATTTGGAGATTCTACTTGAAGACAAAGAGATTGTTGATGAAGTTGTATTTACAAATAAAAAATATATAAATGTAAATAAAAAAAATATATTTTCTATGGGGAATAAAGCTGGTATATACTACAATCTACAAGAGATAACATATATAAAAAAATTAGAACAAAATCTTACCAATAAATTAAGAGAGCAAGGACAAATAGCAAAGTACACATTTAAAGATATAAAAACTAAGAATAAAAAGATGACAAAGTGTATAGAGTTAGCTAAAAAAATATCTAAATCAGACCTTTCTGTTTTAATAATAGGAGAAAGTGGAACTGGTAAAGAATTATTATCTCAGTCAATTCACAATAACTCTAATAGAAGTAATCAGCCCTTTATAGCAGTTAATTGCGCGGCAGTTCCAGATAGCTTATTAGAAAGTCAGTTATTTGGATATGAAAAAGGTTCTTTTACAGGAGCATTAAGAGAAGGGAAAAAAGGATTATTTGAACTTGCAAACAATGGAACTATATTTTTAGACGAGATTGGGGATATGCCTCCATTATTGCAGACAAAATTACTTAGAGTACTTCAAGAAAAACAAGTTATGCCTATAGGTTCCCATAATGTTATAAATATAGATGTTAGAATTATAGCTGCGACAAATAAAAATTTACCTAAAATGATTAAGGAAGGTAAATTTAGAGAAGATTTGTATTATAGGCTGAATGTACTTCCAATAGACATACCATCATTAAGGGATAGAAAAGAAGACATAATAACTCTTATGAATTTCTTTTTGGAAAAGGACATAAAGATTTCTCCTGAAGTTGAAGTTATTCTAGAAAAATACAATTGGCCGGGAAATATAAGAGAGTTACAAAATGTTGCTTCTTATGTAAGTTTAATGTGTGAGAGTATGGTTTTTAAAGATGACTTGCCACCTTATATAAAGACAGAACATATTAGTAATTTTGATGATGGAGTTGGTTATACTAAAAAAGAATTTGAGTATATACTTAGAATACTATATGAAAGAAAAGATTTAGCTTCTGGAGTTGGAAGAGGATTTATAATAGAAAAACTTACAGAGGAAGGTATTGAAATATCTGAAAGTAAAGTAAGAAAAGTATTGTCTTATTTGAGTGAGTATGGATACATATCATCTAAATCTGGAAGATGTGGAAGTCAAATAACACAAGAAGGTATAAAGTTTTACAATAATATAAATTAA
- the fabF gene encoding beta-ketoacyl-ACP synthase II: MNKRVVITGLGCVTPLGTGKEEFWNNIKSGVSGIDKITNFDASTYQTQIAGEVKNFHPEEYISKKELKRLDKFAQFAIVSAKLAVEDANLDLDKVDRERVGVIIGSGIGGVEAIETQHKILLEKGNKRVSSLFVPMMIGNMAAGQVSIFLGAKGPNTNVCTACASGTHSIGDAFKVIQRGDADIMVAGGSEAAVTGLAFAGFCNMKAMSTRNDDPKTASRPFDKDRDGFVMGEGAGIVILEDLEHALARGAKIYAEVVGYGLTADAYHMTTPAENGEGAARSMNMALKDGNVPLEEVDYINAHGTSTYYNDLYETMAIKTVFGENAYNLCVSSTKSMTGHLLGASGAIEAVVCAMSIEDSFVPPTINIHEVGEDLDLDYVPNKGKEKDIRYALSNSLGFGGHNATIILKKYV, encoded by the coding sequence ATGAATAAAAGAGTAGTAATAACGGGACTTGGATGTGTTACACCATTGGGAACAGGAAAAGAAGAGTTCTGGAACAATATAAAGTCTGGAGTATCTGGTATAGATAAAATAACTAATTTTGATGCTAGCACATATCAAACTCAAATAGCAGGAGAAGTTAAAAATTTTCATCCAGAGGAATATATAAGTAAAAAAGAATTAAAAAGATTAGATAAATTTGCTCAATTTGCAATAGTTTCTGCAAAATTAGCAGTTGAAGATGCAAATCTTGATTTAGATAAGGTTGATAGAGAACGTGTTGGAGTTATAATAGGTTCTGGTATAGGTGGAGTTGAAGCAATAGAAACTCAACATAAAATTCTTTTGGAAAAAGGAAATAAAAGAGTAAGTTCACTTTTTGTACCTATGATGATAGGAAACATGGCAGCTGGTCAAGTTTCGATATTTTTAGGGGCAAAAGGACCTAATACTAATGTATGTACAGCTTGTGCATCTGGGACTCATTCAATTGGTGATGCTTTTAAGGTTATACAAAGAGGAGATGCAGATATTATGGTAGCAGGAGGTTCTGAAGCTGCTGTAACAGGTCTTGCATTTGCTGGATTCTGTAATATGAAGGCTATGTCAACTAGAAATGATGACCCTAAAACTGCATCACGCCCGTTTGATAAAGACAGAGATGGATTTGTAATGGGAGAAGGAGCAGGGATTGTTATATTAGAGGACTTAGAACATGCTTTAGCAAGAGGTGCAAAAATATATGCAGAAGTAGTGGGTTATGGTCTAACTGCTGATGCATATCATATGACAACTCCAGCTGAAAATGGCGAAGGAGCAGCTAGGTCTATGAATATGGCTTTAAAAGATGGAAATGTTCCACTAGAAGAAGTAGATTATATAAATGCTCATGGAACTTCAACTTATTATAATGACTTGTATGAAACTATGGCTATAAAAACTGTATTTGGAGAAAATGCATATAATTTATGTGTATCATCGACAAAATCTATGACTGGTCATTTATTAGGAGCATCAGGAGCAATAGAAGCAGTTGTTTGTGCAATGAGTATAGAAGATAGTTTTGTACCTCCAACTATAAACATACATGAAGTTGGCGAAGATTTAGATTTAGATTATGTTCCAAATAAAGGTAAAGAAAAAGATATTAGATATGCACTATCAAATTCTTTAGGTTTTGGTGGACATAATGCTACAATTATACTAAAAAAATATGTATAA
- a CDS encoding APC family permease has product MNEKNKMGLISIILLGINAVVGAGVFLLPGNAMKAFGVASIFVYMFDMLLVLSMAFCFAEVAGKFNKNGAAYVYTKEAFGDFFGFEVGLMKWVIGCISWGALIVGFPTSLSAVWAPAGEPHIQKIIIVAMIVGLTIINLLGVSLSKIVQNVITVGKLIPLVLFIVIGVFFVKGANFTNSTMVPPGAGVTEFGAAALLMFYSFTGFESIAVAAEDMENPQKNIPIAIISVIVIASIIYILNQVVCVGILGDKLSSTATPVADAARICFGNMGAGLVTFGTLVSVGGICMCGAFVNPRSCVALADDKMLPRMFARKDKNGTPYVAIIATMIITIPIALSGSFAELAAISAVARFIQYIPTSLSVLVFRKKRPELVGTFKTPFGAVIPLIAVCVGTWLLFQASMHQLVMGLGALAVGVPLYFVMKSYNRRVYGEDLKKVI; this is encoded by the coding sequence ATGAACGAAAAAAATAAAATGGGATTAATAAGTATTATACTTTTAGGTATTAATGCGGTTGTAGGAGCAGGAGTTTTCCTATTACCAGGAAACGCAATGAAAGCATTTGGTGTTGCAAGTATATTTGTATATATGTTTGATATGTTATTGGTTTTATCTATGGCTTTTTGTTTTGCTGAGGTGGCAGGTAAATTTAATAAAAATGGTGCTGCGTATGTGTATACCAAAGAAGCTTTTGGAGATTTTTTTGGATTTGAAGTAGGTCTTATGAAATGGGTAATAGGATGTATTTCTTGGGGAGCATTAATAGTAGGTTTTCCTACTTCTTTATCAGCAGTATGGGCTCCTGCAGGTGAACCACATATACAAAAAATTATAATAGTAGCTATGATAGTTGGGCTTACAATTATAAATTTATTAGGTGTATCTTTATCAAAAATTGTACAAAATGTTATAACAGTAGGTAAATTAATTCCATTGGTACTATTTATAGTAATAGGTGTATTTTTTGTAAAAGGAGCTAATTTTACTAATTCAACAATGGTACCACCAGGAGCAGGAGTTACAGAATTTGGAGCAGCAGCACTTTTGATGTTTTATTCATTTACAGGATTTGAATCTATAGCAGTAGCAGCAGAAGATATGGAGAATCCTCAGAAAAATATACCTATAGCAATTATAAGTGTAATAGTAATTGCATCAATAATATATATATTAAATCAAGTTGTGTGTGTTGGTATATTAGGAGATAAATTATCTAGTACAGCTACTCCTGTTGCAGATGCTGCAAGAATATGTTTTGGAAATATGGGAGCAGGATTAGTTACTTTCGGTACATTAGTTTCTGTTGGTGGAATTTGTATGTGTGGTGCTTTTGTAAATCCAAGAAGCTGTGTAGCTTTAGCTGATGATAAGATGTTACCAAGAATGTTTGCAAGAAAAGATAAAAATGGTACACCATATGTAGCTATAATAGCAACTATGATAATTACTATACCAATAGCTTTGTCTGGAAGTTTTGCTGAATTAGCAGCAATAAGTGCAGTTGCAAGATTTATACAATATATACCTACTTCTTTATCAGTATTAGTATTTAGAAAGAAAAGACCAGAATTAGTAGGGACTTTTAAAACTCCATTTGGAGCAGTAATTCCTTTAATTGCAGTGTGTGTTGGTACATGGTTATTATTCCAAGCGTCTATGCACCAATTAGTTATGGGATTAGGAGCATTAGCAGTTGGAGTACCACTATACTTTGTAATGAAGTCTTATAATAGAAGGGTTTATGGAGAAGATTTAAAGAAAGTTATTTAA
- a CDS encoding TIGR03905 family TSCPD domain-containing protein, producing MKYKTTGTCATEIEFEVKDDKVTNVNFVGGCDGNLKGLKVLVEGMNIENVIQKLKGIECKTKPTSCPDQLSLALENYINKK from the coding sequence ATGAAATACAAAACAACAGGGACTTGTGCTACAGAAATTGAATTTGAGGTAAAAGATGACAAAGTTACAAATGTAAATTTCGTTGGTGGATGTGATGGAAATTTAAAAGGATTAAAAGTATTAGTTGAAGGTATGAATATAGAAAATGTAATTCAAAAACTAAAAGGAATAGAGTGCAAAACAAAACCAACATCTTGTCCAGACCAACTTTCTCTAGCATTAGAGAATTATATAAATAAAAAATAA